One part of the Streptomyces sp. AM 2-1-1 genome encodes these proteins:
- a CDS encoding ABC transporter ATP-binding protein, translated as MTSTTTSDAPSPGGTDGPGGTDSTPAAPAPGKTGPDVSPESGDAFDRDVLPTSPGATRALLASLLRPLRGRVLTTVVLLLVQQAAVQAGPLLVAYAIDRAVPAFRESDHGPLIAVGVAYALCAAGGGLLQYAFIRGSARINQDVLLDLRGRIFRHAQALSVDFHERYTSGRLISRSTTDVESLRELLSEGLQELITVVLSFVFISGTLLWLDAGIGSVAVLSFVPLYLLVRLYRRRAGRAYAVRSTATAAVIVKFAETMNGIRPVRAFRRERSNDAAFDVLNRRHERANGDTLLEMARYVVCSRLVANIAVAGMVLWGAYRVASGTLALGVLAAAVLYLRRLYDPIDRLAMFLNSWESAAASLEKIAGLLAQTPSVPEPSAPVELPALRGEQPGREVVFDGVRFAYRTGGEVLPRFDLTLPAGQTVAVVGSTGAGKSTLAKLLARFYDPSDGRVLLDGVDLRELAAAELRRGVVMVTQEAFLFSGTVAENIAIGRPDATREEIERAAKVIGAHEFIESLPEGYDTDVRKRGGRISAGQRQLVAFARALLADPAVVILDEATSSLDIPGERAVQRAMDTVLHGRTAVVIAHRLSTVEIADRVLVMEHGRIVEDGSPAELIGGEGRFAGLHRAWRESLA; from the coding sequence ATGACCAGTACCACCACGTCCGACGCCCCGTCCCCCGGGGGCACCGACGGCCCCGGCGGCACCGACAGCACCCCCGCCGCACCCGCCCCCGGGAAGACCGGCCCGGACGTCTCGCCGGAGTCCGGTGACGCGTTCGACCGCGACGTGCTGCCCACGTCGCCGGGCGCCACCCGGGCGCTGCTCGCCTCGTTGCTGCGGCCGTTGCGCGGACGGGTGCTGACGACGGTCGTCCTGCTCCTCGTCCAGCAGGCCGCCGTCCAGGCGGGCCCGCTGCTCGTGGCGTACGCGATCGACCGCGCGGTGCCCGCGTTCCGGGAGTCCGACCACGGTCCGCTGATCGCGGTGGGCGTCGCCTACGCGCTCTGCGCGGCGGGCGGCGGCCTCCTCCAGTACGCCTTCATCCGGGGCTCGGCCCGTATCAACCAGGATGTCCTGCTGGACCTGCGCGGGCGGATCTTCCGGCACGCGCAGGCACTGAGCGTCGACTTCCACGAGCGCTACACCTCGGGCCGGCTGATCTCCCGGTCGACGACGGACGTGGAGTCGCTGCGGGAACTGCTCAGTGAGGGGCTGCAGGAGCTGATCACCGTGGTCCTCTCCTTCGTCTTCATCTCCGGCACGCTGCTCTGGCTGGACGCCGGCATCGGCTCGGTCGCGGTGCTCTCCTTCGTGCCGCTCTACCTGCTGGTGCGGCTCTACCGGCGGCGGGCGGGCCGGGCGTACGCGGTGCGCTCCACCGCCACCGCCGCGGTGATCGTGAAGTTCGCCGAGACGATGAACGGCATCCGGCCGGTGCGGGCGTTCCGCCGCGAACGCTCCAACGACGCCGCGTTCGACGTGCTGAACCGCCGCCACGAACGCGCGAACGGCGACACCCTGCTGGAGATGGCCCGCTACGTGGTGTGCTCCCGGCTCGTCGCCAACATCGCCGTCGCGGGGATGGTGCTGTGGGGCGCCTACCGGGTCGCCTCGGGGACGCTCGCGCTGGGCGTGCTGGCGGCGGCGGTGCTCTACCTGCGCCGGCTCTACGACCCGATCGACCGGCTGGCGATGTTCCTCAACTCCTGGGAGTCCGCCGCCGCGTCGCTGGAGAAGATCGCGGGCCTGCTCGCGCAGACCCCCTCGGTGCCGGAGCCCTCCGCCCCGGTGGAGCTGCCCGCCCTGCGCGGGGAGCAGCCGGGGCGGGAGGTGGTCTTCGACGGGGTGCGGTTCGCCTACCGGACGGGCGGCGAGGTGCTGCCGCGCTTCGACCTGACCCTGCCCGCCGGGCAGACGGTGGCCGTGGTCGGCTCGACGGGCGCGGGCAAGTCGACGCTGGCGAAGCTGCTCGCGCGGTTCTACGACCCGAGCGACGGCCGGGTGCTGCTGGACGGCGTCGACCTGCGGGAGCTGGCCGCGGCGGAGCTGCGCCGCGGTGTGGTGATGGTGACGCAGGAGGCCTTCCTGTTCTCCGGGACGGTCGCGGAGAACATCGCGATCGGCCGGCCGGACGCGACACGCGAGGAGATCGAGCGGGCGGCGAAGGTGATCGGGGCGCACGAGTTCATCGAGAGCCTGCCCGAGGGGTACGACACCGACGTGCGCAAGCGGGGTGGCCGGATCTCGGCCGGTCAGCGCCAGTTGGTGGCGTTCGCGCGGGCGCTGCTGGCCGACCCGGCGGTGGTGATCCTGGACGAGGCGACCAGTTCCCTGGACATCCCCGGCGAGCGGGCGGTGCAGCGGGCCATGGACACGGTGCTGCACGGCCGTACGGCGGTGGTGATCGCGCACCGGCTCTCCACGGTGGAGATCGCGGACCGGGTGCTGGTGA
- a CDS encoding ABC transporter ATP-binding protein, translated as MPENPAERTNRSTVRSLTRLWPYLRPVRARWLAAALVAVVASCLGLVIPFVLKWMVDGPVADRDPGGVWLGALWLLLLGILEAVLFGLRRWLVARPLAGVEAGMRADLYHRLQRLPMAFHDRWPSGQLLSRGTTDLMLVRMFLAFPLTFLLVNSVTIAIGFVILFLQEWTLGLVLLAPAVPLMVLSSVFESKYSLVARTAQDQVGDLTTVVEESVLGIRIIKGFGRHRSQARAFTSLSHRLRSTELTKARLLAGIWALITGVPELAIGAALVLGTVQVADGDLSAGTLVAFLSTALALRWPVESIGFLLAMSQEAATATDRYFEVMDVALESERGAVAPARSTGTGTGTAGMVFEDVSFRYPDAAPDAVPVLAGIDLHVRPGETMALVGATGSGKTTLTALVPRLHELTGGRITLDGEDIVLMDRARLRSLVSVAFEEPTLFSATVGENVLMGADGAGDEDLRRALDVAQARFAHGLPEGTGTQVGEQGLSLSGGQRQRLALARAVVGRPRFLVLDDPLSALDVHTEARVEAALRHVLEETTAVIVAHRPSTVMLADRVALLSGGRITAVGTHQELLRTSAEYAWLMSGAERPGITVTEEVTTP; from the coding sequence ATGCCCGAAAATCCCGCCGAGCGCACGAACCGGTCCACCGTGCGCTCACTCACGCGTCTGTGGCCCTATCTCCGTCCGGTACGCGCCCGTTGGCTCGCCGCCGCCCTCGTCGCCGTGGTCGCGTCCTGCCTCGGGCTGGTCATCCCGTTCGTCCTCAAGTGGATGGTGGACGGCCCGGTGGCCGACCGGGACCCGGGCGGCGTCTGGCTGGGGGCGCTGTGGCTGCTGCTCCTGGGCATCCTGGAAGCGGTCCTCTTCGGATTGCGGCGCTGGCTGGTGGCGCGCCCGCTGGCCGGGGTCGAGGCCGGTATGCGGGCCGATCTCTACCACCGCCTGCAGCGGCTCCCGATGGCCTTCCACGACCGCTGGCCCTCCGGTCAGCTTCTGTCGCGCGGCACCACCGATCTGATGCTGGTGCGCATGTTCCTGGCGTTCCCGCTGACCTTCCTGCTGGTCAACTCGGTCACGATCGCCATCGGATTCGTCATCCTGTTCCTCCAAGAGTGGACGCTCGGGCTGGTGCTGCTCGCCCCGGCGGTCCCCCTGATGGTCCTCAGTTCCGTCTTCGAGTCGAAGTACTCCCTGGTGGCCCGCACCGCCCAGGACCAGGTCGGTGACCTGACGACGGTCGTCGAGGAGAGCGTGCTCGGCATCCGGATCATCAAGGGCTTCGGCAGGCACCGCAGCCAGGCGCGGGCGTTCACGTCGCTGTCGCACCGGCTGCGCTCCACCGAGCTGACCAAGGCCCGGCTGCTGGCGGGGATCTGGGCGCTCATCACCGGGGTTCCGGAGCTGGCGATCGGCGCCGCGCTGGTGCTCGGCACCGTCCAGGTGGCCGACGGCGATCTCTCGGCGGGGACGCTGGTGGCGTTCCTCTCGACGGCCCTCGCGCTGCGCTGGCCGGTGGAGTCGATCGGCTTCCTGCTCGCGATGAGCCAGGAGGCGGCGACCGCGACCGACCGCTACTTCGAGGTCATGGACGTGGCGCTGGAGAGCGAGCGCGGAGCCGTCGCCCCCGCCCGGAGCACCGGGACCGGGACCGGGACCGCCGGGATGGTCTTCGAGGACGTCTCCTTCCGCTATCCGGACGCGGCCCCGGACGCCGTGCCCGTCCTCGCCGGGATCGACCTCCACGTGCGGCCCGGCGAGACGATGGCGCTGGTCGGTGCCACCGGCTCCGGCAAGACGACGCTCACCGCCCTGGTGCCCCGGCTCCACGAGCTCACCGGCGGCCGGATCACCCTGGACGGCGAGGACATCGTCCTGATGGACCGCGCGCGGCTCCGGTCGCTGGTGTCGGTGGCGTTCGAGGAGCCGACGCTCTTCTCGGCCACGGTCGGGGAGAACGTCCTGATGGGCGCGGACGGCGCCGGCGACGAGGACCTGCGCCGGGCCCTGGACGTCGCCCAGGCCCGGTTCGCGCACGGATTGCCCGAGGGCACCGGCACCCAGGTCGGCGAGCAGGGGCTCAGCCTGTCCGGCGGGCAGCGCCAGCGCCTCGCCCTGGCGCGCGCGGTGGTCGGCCGCCCCCGCTTCCTGGTGCTGGACGACCCGCTCTCCGCGCTGGACGTCCACACGGAGGCACGGGTGGAGGCGGCGCTGCGGCACGTACTGGAGGAGACGACGGCGGTGATCGTCGCCCACCGGCCGTCCACCGTGATGCTCGCCGACCGGGTGGCGCTGCTCTCCGGCGGCCGGATCACGGCCGTCGGTACGCATCAGGAACTGCTGCGCACGAGCGCCGAGTACGCCTGGCTGATGTCGGGCGCCGAACGGCCGGGCATCACGGTCACCGAGGAGGTCACGACCCCATGA